The genomic region tgtttagttttataTTTATTGGAATGAAGATGAGAGTGAAGAGAATGTATATTTATAGGATGCATAGTCCGATGTTAGAGGTTACATGGAATTGAAGTCATGGTTTTGAAGTTTGAATGTTGACCGGTGGAAAGTAGTTATAGTCGTAAGACATGTATTTTTTCAATAATTTTTATCACACATCCACACTTTTTTAGGTATATAATTATATATCATAATTGTATTTAATTGCTCTTAAGTCTTTACATTTAAAAATGGGTGAAGAGAAGTTATACTTTGTCAATTATATAAAGTTATTGTTAGttaaaacttaaaataaaattgtATGTGCAATGTAGAATATGACATAATAATCAAGGCACCGGATTATGTACGTGACAGATTTATCGTGCGAAACACACGCGACAATCCTGGCTTGATACGTGTCCTTTTTAAATTAAAGGGGAAACGATATATGGTCTTTTCTTGCACTAACCAACTTCACCATCGATTTTCAAATGACTATAAATTTTTGATACGTTAATATTATTTCTAAAAAAATACACCGTATTAACGAGTGTTTGATTCTTTTAAAGTTTAGTAtgctattgctatagttttcttaatttttaaaaattttattttacaAGCTATGAGTTACGTGATTGTGTAACGTTGCGTGATTATGTTCCGATATGTAATTACGTATCATATGTGCAAGCAATAATAAATGCTAAATGTAATTACGTAGCCTTTCTTTCAATATCTCTGTGATTGTTTTTAAAAGGTATTTAAATAGTTATTTTTATAAATTTGTTTCTTAAACTAATTTGTCATCGTCCAAAAAGAACCATTTTTTTTAATGAGAGCATATTAAATTTGGATGTCTAAAATTACATGTAAAACATAATTTACTACTTGAAAAGTATTGTTTGAGAAGTGCATAAACATGTTTTTGCATATATAACGTCTAAAACTGACAAGTTGACATGCATGGAAAATGAGGTACAAGAATTGACAGGAAAGAGTTGACTGCTTCATTCAAATTTTAGAAAGCTATACGTGTTTTACATTCTATTTTGTTAGTCTTTGATAGTATTTCTTTATTTAGACAAatatgaagatgatgaatataCAAGTAGTGTTGGATCAAACCCAATGCACCATGTTTAAGGATGGATTTGGgtccagtggcgaagcttgagatttccgacggaggtcgaaaatgtatatacccaaaaatttctatacgaaaaccacatatattacactattgagcgaaaagttcgagggTGGCCCCCCCCTCCCCCCGTGGCCCCTTAATTGTTGCGCCCCTGTTTGGGTGATGCTGTAAATAAAATCATAGCATCTTAAGACTATACTGTGTGGAGGGGCTTGAAAATTGGGCGTTATTCGACACGTCAACATACGTTAGAAACGGGGCGTGGTGTAAAAACGGGGGTGTGGAAAGGGGCGTGGAAGAGTGACGTTATTCGACACGTGGCACCTACTTTTGGTTATcatttttatataaaatgtgtatttaatttttttaaaatacctatataataattaacaataataaaaaaagattagataatgtaaataaaaaaagattacataaattaaaaaaaaagttacatactttaaataaaaaaagactacataaattaaaattaaaaaaacaaaaggaaaGCTAAAAAACCGAAGCTTAAAAAAACAGAAACTAAGTAcgatattttgtttttatttcttcTTTCGGTTTCTTGTACATTTCCCTTTCTTCCTCATCTAGATGATCGATCTTCAAAGTGAGAAAATTCATATCCGATTTCCTTTCCTTTTTCTTGAAAATCTCGAGGGCTTTTATAAAAAGGTTGAGAGATTTTACAAAAATAAAGATTGGGAAGAAGAGAATGAGGTGAAAAATGTTGAGTTTTTTATATAGAAGtggtaaaatatttttttaaatgaaaaatctttttccTTTTAAATAATGTTGTTGGGGTCCACGGCTATATGCCACCCCCATTCAGAGCACACTACGTTGACACACATTAACTCATAACGCTGGTGGAGAATTGCAAGCCCCTCCATAAACACCATGGACAACTCCATCGACGGTGTGGTGTGTGCGACGTGAAAAGGCATAAACGCTTACACCATATATAACATATGCTTTTAACCCAATAGTTTTATGTTCATCTTATAACTTCCGTTCGATATTTTTTAGAAAAaactaaatcatcatcatcatcatactcagtatgtcccaccaatagcaaagctaaggtagggtctgaggagggtgagatgtagacagccttacctctaccccgtgggaaaagagaggctgcttccaatgagacccccggctcAATTTAGAAAAAACTAAATAAGCAATATAATTCTTTTTAAAACGGCGCAACATCACGTCGCCGCCACCATTTTTTCGTTCGGGTCTCTACATTTTTAAAACCACAGTATAGTATTCAATTTCCGGGCCCTCCTATGAAAGTCTTTAACCCCCTTGAAAACCCACATTTCTCCACAACCCCCTGCACACACTTAACCGAAAGCCTTGCGGCGGTGTTGCCACAAAAGCCGAACACCTACGCGATACTATTGTGTGTACAACTTGGTCAGGATCATGACTGGACCAAGATCAAATCTGCTTTTGCAGCATCCATTCCCAAATCAAGATATTTCCATTTCAATCCAGCCCATTTAAAcaaatcaaaaccaacttaaataTCATCTAAATTCATGATATGTTCTAAAACCGGAAGATTTGATTGTCGGTTTCATAACTTTCACCATTTCGTTATAACAAATCTTGCAACTTTTGATTTCTATAGATATCTTTAACAGACGACACATTGATCTATCTATATAACAAGTCAGAAACTAAAAAACTTGCAAAATAACGATACCCGGATCAAGATTACGCAAGATTTTATCTTACAAACAAGTTTGAACACCTGACTCAGTCTGAAAAAGCCGAATCCAGCTTCTCCTTCAACTGTTCCGCAGCACCAGCACCACCAAGAGCTTTAAACAAAAATGTATGTATCACTTTCCCATTTTCGGTAGTTGAAACATTTGTGTCGTTAATTACCATTTCATGTTCCTTAAACGTCTTTAAAACCTGTGCAACCGGATGATCGTCTATCGGGCAACTAACTCGAATAACAGAGTCGTCTTTTCTAGCCATGAAGTCAACCTCGGGTTGACAGTTGACCTCCTTTTCGGTTTCCAAGATTCTTATCTTGGATTGAAGATCGGTTATGTATGAGATCGCGTCACCAAGAAGTGACGCTTTATCCATTTTTGAAATATTTGGGACCACGGCTCGTAACGCGTAGAATCGTTGGTTTAGCTTCTCACGTCTTTGTCGCTCGGCTTCTACGTGATTCAATGGTTCTTCTCTCCCGTTTGCGGGTTTTCTACCCCGTTTTCTCGGTTTTCTATCCATCAAGTTTGAATCTTGATTAGATTGATCTAGAGCCGATATTATTGGTTGTGAATTCAATACTCCACCAATCACGTGGTTCATTCCCGGCTCGATTCTATGCCCGTTTGATGAATTCCCAGAATAAACATGATTTTGTATCGCGTACGATTCACCCCTGAAATCCAAATCGTCTTCGACTTTTGGTGCGAAGTTAATGCTGATCGGACCGGATTTTGCAGCACCGCCACCGCAACCACCACCACCGAGACTTAGTTCTTGACCAAAGATTTTAGGTAATACTTTCGGGTGGCATTCATTAAACAAAGTTTTGACCGACGTAATAAAGCTTTGGTCTTCCGGGATTGACTTAAAAGAACCGACTTCCAAGACTCCTTTTTTAACCGGaacaagaactagggtttgaaaCCGAGACAATTTTGCTAAAAACGATCTTGATTGGTAATGTTCTTCACAACTTTTGGCATCAGAAACCCAAACGGAGCGACTCGTGTTAAACGACTGAGACGGGCTAGACGGTTTATCAAACGGGAACAAATAAAACATCGAGGTTAAATAAAACATCGCTAAATCGGAAACTAAATCCATTTTCAACTGAAGATTTCCTTCCTCGGGTGCCTTAAACCACGAATGAAGCTTCTGAAGAACCATCTTTTTCCTAACGTCTTCACCCCGTCTTTCATGAGCATCACTTCCTTTCGACTCTTTATAATGCCCGTCGCCCCAAACCAAAGCCGATTTCCCGGATTTCGAATTCGAAACTTGCCAGAAAATGGCGTAATTCCAATCCAACCCCTCGAGAATCTTGTGAAGACCATCTTGAACCCCTAAATCCCTTGTTTTTGACCTGAATTCATCAGGAACCTTATTTGAAGCTGACCATAACAAGAAACTTAAAGCTTCTTGACCCAATACACTCTCTAACATACCCTTATCTTCTTCTTCTAACCGAAATTTATCTCCCATATCTGATTAAAATGAATTTAACACAGGCTTTAGCTACCAAAATTAGTGTGTTTAACTATCTAAATCCTGTTAATAATTATCTGTATATTAAAAGAAATTAATAATACCAGAATCAACCAAACAGTCAACACAATCAAGAAAACAACAAACCACAAAAGTCAAAATCATTCAACATTTTGTCTCAAAATTAACAAGggttttcttgaaaaaaaaaGCAAGCAAAAATCTTGAAAATTCTAGGGTTTTAAAAGCTAATCACAACTTAAATCACAGCAAAATTAAacaaatttcaaattttgaaacaTGGGTTATCTCTAAAATCCATCTAATCAACTAATTAATTACTTTAAAATTCATAAAATTAGCATTAATTTATCATGATCAAAGCCCTAGATCTTAAAAAGAACCGATTTTGACGAAATTTGGTGCGAAAAACAGGAAATAAAATCATGGGTTTGATAGAGAATTAAAAAAAGATTAGAATCATACCTGAAGAAGAGTGAATAACCGTGAGAAAGATCGAAAGAAGAGTGTAGAAATATGAAGAAAAAGTAGGAAGTAATTAGCAAAGAGTTGTATAGATGCTCGTGTACCATGTGACTGAAACAAAGGCGGTTGTAGA from Helianthus annuus cultivar XRQ/B chromosome 10, HanXRQr2.0-SUNRISE, whole genome shotgun sequence harbors:
- the LOC110884034 gene encoding transcription factor MTB3 is translated as MGDKFRLEEEDKGMLESVLGQEALSFLLWSASNKVPDEFRSKTRDLGVQDGLHKILEGLDWNYAIFWQVSNSKSGKSALVWGDGHYKESKGSDAHERRGEDVRKKMVLQKLHSWFKAPEEGNLQLKMDLVSDLAMFYLTSMFYLFPFDKPSSPSQSFNTSRSVWVSDAKSCEEHYQSRSFLAKLSRFQTLVLVPVKKGVLEVGSFKSIPEDQSFITSVKTLFNECHPKVLPKIFGQELSLGGGGCGGGAAKSGPISINFAPKVEDDLDFRGESYAIQNHVYSGNSSNGHRIEPGMNHVIGGVLNSQPIISALDQSNQDSNLMDRKPRKRGRKPANGREEPLNHVEAERQRREKLNQRFYALRAVVPNISKMDKASLLGDAISYITDLQSKIRILETEKEVNCQPEVDFMARKDDSVIRVSCPIDDHPVAQVLKTFKEHEMVINDTNVSTTENGKVIHTFLFKALGGAGAAEQLKEKLDSAFSD